In the Haloferula helveola genome, one interval contains:
- a CDS encoding glycerophosphodiester phosphodiesterase, whose protein sequence is MEEEAPATPGLWRLFRATWRSMFVLQLAVLLIGAALAGPFLSGFTSLAVRASGSPVINDTDIAETLLSPGGVLLMILVAAAWLTVLLFGYAAQLVAAHRGVHGGDTRALSCLIFVARHIRSVTLLSLRFILQTTALALPFLLLIIGVLYLQLRQRDISYYIIEQPPEFLLAVALTLLLAVAMLFVLIRHTIDWLHALPLVLFRNETPAKARIHSKRLVAGKRVKLFFSLLLWVVLPPLLMAAANLPWPPLLLYCAEFAEHRVGLISLLFAVILGLSAGIGFLIHFLFIAFFALYHTRLFIRTGHDRKPETAPDEPRKSRLPWQIGIAAAVVILGLTALHTYDWLEDLKKDRPTLVIAHRGASSEAPENTLAAVQAAIDAGADWVEIDVQEHRNGEIYVFHDKSFSRISGSESRLREASDEELADTDIGSWFDKKFSDQRTPTLRQVLELCRDKIGVLIELKYYGGEEKFEERVVSIVEASGMSEQVMLMTFEQDGLKKIRKLHPEWPIGLLTTVNIGDLSQLDVDFLGIGQGALGTQLVRRAEKAGIDIYVWTVNEPIVMSSVISRGADGLITDRPRVARRVKAARSDLNPSERMLIDLAGRFGQLEAHLSK, encoded by the coding sequence ATGGAGGAGGAAGCGCCCGCGACACCCGGTCTGTGGCGACTGTTCAGGGCAACCTGGCGCTCGATGTTCGTGCTGCAGCTTGCTGTCCTTCTGATCGGCGCCGCGCTCGCCGGCCCGTTCCTCTCCGGATTCACCAGTCTGGCGGTCCGGGCATCGGGCAGCCCGGTGATCAATGATACCGACATTGCCGAGACCTTGCTCAGCCCCGGCGGCGTGCTGCTGATGATCCTCGTGGCGGCGGCGTGGCTGACCGTTCTGCTGTTCGGCTATGCGGCCCAGCTCGTGGCCGCCCACCGGGGAGTCCACGGTGGCGACACGCGGGCGCTGTCCTGCCTCATCTTCGTCGCACGGCACATCCGAAGCGTCACGCTGCTGTCGCTTCGCTTCATCCTTCAAACCACCGCGCTGGCCCTTCCCTTCCTCCTGCTGATCATCGGGGTGCTCTACCTGCAGCTCCGGCAACGGGATATATCGTACTACATCATCGAGCAGCCGCCGGAGTTCCTGCTGGCAGTGGCACTGACCCTCCTGCTGGCGGTCGCGATGCTGTTCGTCCTGATCCGCCACACGATCGACTGGCTCCATGCGCTGCCGCTCGTGCTTTTCCGGAACGAGACGCCGGCCAAGGCGCGGATCCACAGCAAACGGCTCGTCGCCGGCAAACGGGTGAAGCTGTTTTTCTCGCTGCTGCTCTGGGTCGTTCTCCCGCCCCTGCTGATGGCCGCCGCGAATCTTCCGTGGCCGCCCCTCCTCCTCTACTGCGCGGAGTTCGCCGAACACCGGGTCGGCCTGATTTCACTGCTGTTCGCCGTGATCCTCGGCCTGTCCGCCGGCATCGGATTCCTCATCCACTTCCTGTTCATCGCCTTCTTCGCGCTCTATCATACACGCCTCTTCATCCGGACCGGGCACGACCGGAAACCCGAAACCGCCCCCGATGAGCCGCGCAAGTCGCGACTCCCGTGGCAGATCGGAATCGCCGCCGCGGTCGTGATCCTCGGCCTCACCGCCCTGCACACCTACGACTGGCTGGAAGACCTGAAAAAGGATCGGCCGACACTGGTGATCGCCCACCGCGGAGCCTCGTCGGAAGCCCCGGAAAACACGCTGGCCGCCGTGCAGGCGGCGATCGATGCCGGTGCCGACTGGGTCGAGATCGATGTGCAGGAACACCGGAACGGCGAGATCTACGTGTTCCATGACAAGTCGTTCAGCCGCATCTCGGGAAGCGAGTCGCGTCTGCGGGAAGCGAGCGACGAGGAGCTGGCGGATACCGATATCGGGTCGTGGTTCGACAAGAAGTTCAGCGACCAGCGGACGCCGACCCTTCGCCAGGTCCTCGAGCTCTGCCGCGACAAGATCGGCGTGCTGATCGAACTGAAGTACTACGGCGGCGAGGAGAAGTTCGAGGAACGCGTGGTTTCGATCGTCGAGGCCAGCGGCATGTCGGAGCAGGTCATGCTGATGACCTTCGAGCAGGACGGACTGAAGAAGATCCGCAAGCTGCACCCGGAGTGGCCGATCGGCCTGCTGACCACTGTCAACATCGGCGATCTGTCGCAGCTGGATGTCGATTTCCTCGGCATCGGCCAAGGCGCGCTGGGCACCCAACTTGTCCGTCGCGCGGAGAAGGCCGGCATCGACATCTACGTGTGGACGGTCAACGAACCGATCGTCATGTCGTCGGTCATCAGCCGTGGTGCCGACGGACTGATCACCGACCGGCCGCGGGTCGCCCGCCGGGTCAAGGCGGCGCGTTCGGACCTGAACCCGAGCGAGCGGATGCTCATCGACCTCGCAGGTCGCTTCGGCCAGCTCGAGGCCCATCTTTCCAAATGA
- a CDS encoding AraC family transcriptional regulator — protein sequence MSVSPTHAIVDPAAPQYVSRQVESSRLFWFNPDGESCSVVSGGYECCASDYRIERPGFQWYSLEFVVGGRGKLKLGDRETALRPGVGFIYGPGVPHEIVSDSEHHLRKYFAVFRGDGFSELLEKLELPAGSLFESTRIDAMRRALDEMISRGERRSKWSHELCDLLVRQALVMAKEDAIDAGLADTRAFRTFCRVRDFIEDNHLKVTTLEEIARSCELDAAYLCRLFSRFQDETPYQCLTRLRMEHAARRLLEGDVSVKQVSEELSFSDPFHFSRVFKSVHRVPPSRFRQGGRKS from the coding sequence TTGAGCGTTTCTCCAACCCACGCGATCGTCGATCCCGCCGCACCGCAGTACGTGTCCCGGCAGGTCGAGTCGTCCCGCCTCTTTTGGTTCAATCCGGACGGCGAATCCTGCAGCGTCGTCTCCGGAGGCTACGAGTGCTGCGCGTCCGACTACCGGATCGAACGCCCCGGATTCCAGTGGTATTCGCTCGAGTTCGTGGTCGGCGGACGCGGCAAACTCAAGCTTGGCGATCGCGAAACCGCGCTGCGCCCTGGAGTCGGTTTCATCTACGGCCCCGGGGTTCCCCACGAGATCGTCAGCGATTCCGAGCATCACCTTCGGAAGTACTTCGCCGTTTTCCGGGGCGACGGTTTCAGCGAACTTCTTGAGAAACTGGAGCTGCCGGCGGGCAGCCTCTTCGAGTCGACGCGGATCGATGCGATGCGGCGGGCGCTCGACGAGATGATCTCGCGCGGCGAGCGCCGGTCGAAGTGGTCGCACGAGCTGTGCGACCTGCTCGTCCGCCAGGCATTGGTGATGGCGAAGGAGGACGCGATCGACGCCGGTCTCGCGGACACGCGGGCGTTCCGGACTTTCTGCCGCGTTCGTGATTTCATCGAGGACAACCACCTGAAGGTCACCACGCTTGAGGAGATCGCCCGCAGTTGCGAACTCGATGCCGCCTACCTGTGCCGCCTGTTTTCCCGCTTCCAGGACGAGACACCCTACCAGTGCCTGACCCGCCTGCGTATGGAGCACGCCGCCCGCCGCCTGCTTGAGGGAGACGTCTCGGTGAAGCAGGTCTCCGAGGAGCTTTCCTTCAGCGACCCGTTCCACTTCTCGCGGGTGTTCAAGTCGGTCCACCGGGTGCCGCCCTCGCGTTTCCGCCAAGGCGGCAGGAAGTCCTGA
- the rlmN gene encoding 23S rRNA (adenine(2503)-C(2))-methyltransferase RlmN, translated as MNVVDEGAGLEGLAFDDLAAALRADGVSTAHTLPLFRWLQTGKPAEFLGPLERWIAARGGVKTDLEPVSETGSADGTTRKFLLALPDGQQIESVLMGFPGRFTACLSTQVGCAMGCVFCATGQMGFRRHLSAAEIVAQARLVAAILERDHGEKLRNIVMMGMGEPLHNFDATMAALGNITDTRGLNIGAARVAISTVGHVPGILKLARHPKRYSLAVSLHGATDEERGALIPINKRWPLAELMEACREYSAIKRQRVFIAWTLIGGVNDSTEQAHRLAELLRGMDVHVNLIPLNPTEGYDGREPEWGNVVAFQRILQDAGLPSTVRQRRGIDVDAGCGQLATRRD; from the coding sequence ATGAATGTCGTAGATGAAGGCGCCGGGCTCGAGGGTCTGGCTTTCGATGATCTGGCGGCCGCCCTGCGGGCCGACGGTGTGAGCACCGCGCACACGCTGCCGCTGTTCCGCTGGTTGCAGACCGGAAAACCGGCCGAATTCCTCGGGCCGCTCGAGCGGTGGATCGCGGCGAGAGGCGGTGTGAAAACGGATCTCGAGCCGGTGTCCGAAACCGGCAGCGCCGATGGCACGACCCGCAAGTTCCTCCTCGCGCTTCCCGACGGCCAGCAGATCGAGTCGGTCCTGATGGGCTTCCCCGGCCGGTTCACCGCCTGCCTCAGCACCCAGGTCGGCTGCGCGATGGGCTGTGTGTTCTGTGCCACCGGGCAGATGGGTTTCCGCCGCCACCTGAGCGCCGCGGAAATCGTCGCGCAGGCCCGGCTTGTCGCCGCGATCCTCGAGCGCGACCACGGCGAGAAGCTGCGCAATATCGTGATGATGGGCATGGGCGAGCCGCTGCACAATTTCGACGCAACCATGGCGGCGCTCGGCAACATCACCGACACGCGCGGCCTCAACATCGGCGCGGCGCGGGTGGCAATCAGTACGGTGGGCCATGTGCCCGGCATTCTCAAGCTGGCGCGGCACCCGAAGCGTTACTCGCTGGCGGTGAGCCTCCACGGAGCAACCGATGAGGAACGTGGAGCGCTGATCCCGATCAACAAGCGCTGGCCGTTGGCGGAGTTGATGGAGGCGTGCCGCGAATACTCGGCGATCAAACGCCAGCGGGTGTTCATCGCGTGGACGCTCATCGGTGGTGTGAACGACAGCACCGAGCAGGCGCATCGCCTCGCGGAACTGTTGCGGGGCATGGATGTGCACGTGAACCTGATCCCGCTGAATCCGACGGAGGGCTACGACGGTCGCGAGCCCGAGTGGGGCAATGTCGTTGCCTTCCAACGGATCCTGCAGGACGCCGGTTTGCCGTCGACCGTGCGCCAGCGCCGCGGCATCGACGTCGACGCCGGGTGCGGGCAGTTGGCGACGCGGAGGGATTGA
- a CDS encoding type II secretion system protein GspG, with amino-acid sequence MRKTTFRKLAKFAAFAAVFDSFVALGYYSIGQWHGSVHVSTKSSRVDVDFNVLEACLRMYEINAGRYPTTSQGLEALIVEPTDTPQPKRWNKMLDELPYDPWHKHYRYTYLGLGPYPQWELRSAGPDGVFDTDDDLTNFDPKIGLGRDGDVRHVESRRDAGI; translated from the coding sequence ATGAGGAAGACGACCTTCAGGAAGTTGGCGAAGTTCGCGGCCTTCGCAGCGGTCTTCGATTCGTTTGTGGCGCTTGGGTATTATAGCATCGGGCAGTGGCACGGGAGCGTTCACGTGTCGACGAAGAGCTCGCGTGTCGACGTCGATTTCAACGTTCTGGAGGCGTGCTTGCGGATGTACGAGATCAATGCCGGACGCTATCCGACAACGAGTCAAGGGCTTGAGGCGTTGATTGTGGAACCGACGGATACGCCACAGCCGAAGCGCTGGAACAAGATGCTCGATGAATTGCCCTACGATCCATGGCACAAGCACTATCGCTATACCTACCTCGGACTTGGGCCGTACCCGCAGTGGGAATTGCGATCGGCAGGTCCGGATGGAGTTTTCGATACCGATGACGATCTCACGAACTTCGATCCAAAGATTGGATTGGGACGTGACGGGGACGTTCGCCACGTAGAGTCCCGGAGGGACGCAGGCATTTAG
- a CDS encoding sulfatase-like hydrolase/transferase, which yields MTIRQLFPLTAALTLPLQATQIGINFHNSDVGSGHTVTAGDDAGLAPMDGSLWNQFGFAFGVATLNFSSALSDSDGTPNAATVSFNLNQSYVGNSGSSGGNPGDRSLMASYLSWDPVDGTNPEDTGNIAITGLGSDFTGPGYDVYVYFDSNVNDRTFTFTLNGVASTPCADASTWNGTYRGADGFPTDGNVAVFRNLLATDLTLDADSDTGRAAVNAIQIVSKDHPGFDAIHIAFHNGGTTATAMEPAQAPTLQGSVVNTIDDYWNNVVNNGGVTLSFTDFPLTTATGLGSGSDVDGLSGYSGFNGNNWANGSKDHVMMEGWYGFRDTEFLQFDNLPESVTSGGYHVVIYGDPGGAFRSMDYTIDDGGGPVTGNLTDNAVFAGSFDDGVNTVVFAGLTGSSFSLVGNPGAGDPRSAVNGIRIVAGDPPNPPQIDTFAADDHYVSPGTTVTLHWNAPTFDTLTLSFDATTIDAAALTAGGLGSYSFAATDTEEFTLTATNEEGSVSRTIRVGVGPPRPNILFFLVDDMGWQDTSEPFYYNSSGVPVVTPLNNRYRTPNMEILADRGMKFTTAYAMPVCTPTRNCWITGLNSARHHVTNWTNPAGTETTQNSTTTHNSPTSWERGGLSDTHTTLPSLLQNAGYRTIHAGKAHFGATAYAKEPLNIGFDVNIAGSEIGHPGSYSGDYGQSSSRPVPDLEEYHNTGTHLSEALTLEINKAIEASVNDGSPFFAYMAHYAVHTPFQTDPRFSANYPGLSGQELAYATLIEGMDKSLGDILTKLDQLGVAEDTLVVFMSDNGGDAPFASVNDSNAPLRHKKGSKYEGGVREPMIVSWAQPDAGNSFQAGLTIPSGSREDDMVAVFDFFPTFASVSGVPFTGDIDGHDLTPYFRADPGTHRPQELLIHFPHDHRSDYFTIFREGDWKLIYNYASDSYELYDLASDISEGTDLSGVEPERVMAMSRKMARQLADAGAQWPTFSSGGPDDPYAAPNLPAVDVDGDGIPDNMEDPNFNGLVDPGETDPDSDNTDGDPTLDGDEVRTGTDPLDPSSFFRVIPEQVDGDLILEWPSAPGALYRIESADTPDAAIWDEIADDVPASAGTETTYNLGAPGPEPRKFYRIVLK from the coding sequence ATGACCATCCGCCAACTCTTCCCGCTGACGGCCGCGCTGACCTTGCCGCTGCAAGCCACCCAGATCGGCATCAATTTCCACAACTCGGACGTCGGCAGCGGCCATACGGTGACGGCAGGCGACGACGCCGGCCTCGCGCCCATGGACGGCTCGCTGTGGAACCAGTTCGGGTTCGCCTTCGGGGTCGCGACGCTGAATTTCAGCTCCGCCCTCAGCGACAGCGACGGAACCCCGAACGCGGCGACGGTTTCGTTCAATCTCAACCAGTCGTACGTCGGGAACAGCGGCTCCAGCGGCGGCAATCCGGGCGACCGTTCGCTGATGGCATCCTACCTCTCGTGGGATCCGGTCGATGGCACCAACCCGGAGGACACCGGCAACATCGCCATCACCGGACTCGGCAGCGACTTCACCGGTCCCGGATACGACGTCTACGTCTACTTCGACTCCAACGTGAACGACCGCACGTTCACCTTCACCCTGAACGGCGTCGCTTCCACTCCTTGCGCCGACGCCTCGACATGGAACGGAACCTACCGTGGGGCCGACGGCTTCCCGACCGATGGCAACGTCGCGGTCTTCCGCAACCTGTTGGCCACCGATCTCACGCTGGATGCGGACTCGGACACGGGCCGGGCGGCGGTCAACGCGATCCAGATCGTATCGAAAGACCATCCTGGATTCGACGCGATCCATATTGCCTTCCACAACGGCGGAACCACCGCCACGGCCATGGAACCTGCGCAGGCTCCCACCTTGCAGGGTAGCGTGGTCAATACCATCGACGACTACTGGAACAACGTCGTGAACAACGGCGGCGTCACTCTCTCGTTCACCGACTTCCCGCTCACCACGGCAACCGGTCTCGGCTCCGGCTCCGATGTCGACGGCCTCTCCGGCTACAGCGGCTTCAACGGCAACAACTGGGCCAACGGCAGCAAGGACCATGTGATGATGGAGGGTTGGTACGGCTTCCGGGACACCGAGTTCCTTCAGTTCGACAATCTGCCGGAGTCGGTGACTTCCGGTGGCTATCACGTGGTGATCTACGGTGATCCGGGCGGAGCCTTCCGGTCGATGGACTACACCATCGACGACGGCGGTGGCCCGGTGACCGGAAACCTGACGGACAACGCGGTGTTCGCCGGGAGCTTTGACGACGGAGTGAACACCGTCGTTTTCGCCGGCCTGACGGGGTCGTCCTTCAGCCTCGTCGGCAATCCGGGCGCAGGCGACCCGCGCTCGGCAGTCAACGGGATCCGGATCGTTGCCGGCGATCCGCCAAACCCTCCCCAGATCGACACCTTCGCCGCGGATGACCACTACGTGTCCCCGGGGACCACGGTCACGCTCCACTGGAATGCACCGACCTTCGACACCCTCACGCTCTCGTTCGATGCCACGACGATCGATGCCGCCGCACTCACCGCGGGTGGCCTCGGTTCCTACTCCTTCGCCGCGACGGACACGGAAGAGTTCACCCTCACCGCGACGAACGAGGAAGGAAGTGTCAGCCGGACCATCCGTGTCGGGGTCGGCCCGCCACGACCGAACATCCTGTTCTTCCTCGTCGACGACATGGGCTGGCAGGACACCTCCGAGCCGTTCTACTACAATTCCAGTGGCGTTCCGGTCGTCACCCCGCTCAACAACCGCTACCGCACACCGAACATGGAGATCCTCGCCGACCGCGGGATGAAATTCACCACCGCCTACGCGATGCCGGTCTGCACCCCGACCCGCAACTGCTGGATCACCGGGCTGAACTCGGCCCGCCACCACGTGACCAACTGGACGAATCCGGCCGGCACCGAGACCACGCAGAACTCGACGACCACCCACAACTCCCCGACCTCTTGGGAGCGCGGTGGACTTTCCGACACGCACACCACCCTGCCCTCCCTGCTCCAGAATGCCGGCTACCGCACCATCCACGCGGGCAAAGCCCACTTCGGAGCGACGGCTTACGCGAAGGAGCCGCTGAACATCGGCTTCGACGTCAACATCGCCGGCTCGGAAATCGGCCATCCCGGTTCGTATTCCGGCGACTACGGCCAGTCCTCATCACGCCCGGTCCCGGACCTTGAGGAGTATCACAACACCGGCACCCACCTCAGCGAGGCCCTGACCCTCGAGATCAACAAGGCGATCGAGGCCTCGGTGAACGATGGCTCCCCGTTCTTCGCCTACATGGCGCACTACGCGGTCCACACTCCGTTCCAGACCGACCCACGCTTCTCAGCCAACTACCCGGGCCTGTCCGGCCAGGAACTCGCCTACGCGACCTTGATCGAGGGCATGGACAAGTCGCTCGGCGACATCCTGACCAAGCTCGACCAGCTCGGCGTGGCCGAGGACACGCTGGTGGTGTTCATGTCCGACAACGGTGGAGACGCCCCATTTGCGAGCGTCAACGACTCCAATGCTCCGCTGCGCCACAAGAAGGGATCGAAATACGAGGGTGGCGTTCGCGAACCGATGATCGTCTCGTGGGCCCAGCCCGATGCCGGAAACTCCTTCCAGGCCGGGCTGACGATCCCGTCAGGCTCGCGCGAGGATGACATGGTCGCGGTCTTCGACTTCTTCCCGACCTTCGCCTCGGTGTCGGGTGTGCCATTCACCGGCGACATCGACGGCCACGACCTCACCCCCTACTTCCGTGCCGATCCGGGAACCCACCGGCCGCAGGAGCTGTTGATCCACTTTCCCCACGACCATCGCTCCGACTACTTCACGATCTTTCGCGAGGGCGATTGGAAACTCATCTACAACTACGCGAGCGACAGCTATGAGCTCTACGATCTCGCCAGTGACATTTCGGAAGGCACCGATCTTTCCGGTGTAGAACCAGAGCGTGTGATGGCGATGTCGCGCAAGATGGCCCGCCAGCTTGCCGATGCCGGAGCCCAATGGCCGACCTTCTCTTCGGGTGGACCCGATGATCCATACGCCGCGCCGAACCTGCCGGCGGTCGATGTCGACGGCGACGGCATCCCCGACAACATGGAGGATCCGAATTTCAACGGCCTCGTCGATCCCGGCGAGACCGATCCCGACAGCGACAACACCGACGGCGACCCGACGCTGGATGGTGACGAAGTGCGGACCGGAACCGATCCGCTGGATCCCTCGAGTTTCTTCCGGGTGATCCCCGAGCAGGTGGACGGTGATCTGATTCTCGAGTGGCCGTCGGCACCGGGAGCTCTCTACCGGATCGAGTCCGCCGACACACCCGACGCCGCGATCTGGGACGAGATTGCCGATGACGTCCCGGCGTCCGCTGGCACGGAGACGACCTACAATCTCGGAGCCCCCGGCCCCGAGCCGCGGAAGTTTTACCGGATCGTTTTGAAGTAG